CCGTTCGACTTGCATGTGTTAGGCACGCCGCCAGCGTTCGTCCTGAGCCAGGATCAAACTCTCCATAAAATTATGAAGAAGCTTCATCAGCTCTTTATAACAAAAACATTATTGTTTGTTGAGCCATCATCACCGAAGCGATGACGTCTCCGCACATCTGGCTTTTCATTCTTTTCCACATTGTTCAGTTTTCAAGGAGCACCATTATGAGTTAGTTCATAACTCACTTCGAAATTATATCACACATGTTTTATTTATGTCAATGAGTTATTCTTTGCAAGAGCATCTTAGCAACTTTAATTAAAGTTCATTTCCTTACTTCAAAACCTCAATAGATACGTCAATATAAATATAGTCGTCTTGTATTTTTGCACGGATATCATTTGCTAATTTCGTGCGAATGAACTAAAATATAAGTCGGCTATCCTCGCTCAATATCACTTATCACAATCAGACTGTTGTCTATTTTTAAGGGAGGTTATTTTATCCATATGGACACGGAAGAGATGAATCCTACACCAAGCAAAAAAAGCCCTCGCAAGCGACCTTGGAAAAAACTGTTCATTATATTAACAGTGATTATTGCTGTTATTGTTATCGGTGCCGGGCTCGGCTTCGTTACTGCCAGCTTACATTCTATGCCCAGTTTAAAAGATGAAATCAGACCGGCTGCATCTTCTCAGATTTACGACAGCTCAGGCAAGGTACTCACCACTATTCACTCCGTAGAAAATCGCGTGCCTGTATCCATTAATAAAATCCCCAAGGACTTGCAAAATGCTTTTGTCGCTACAGAAGATGCTCGTTTCTACCAACACTTAGGCGTCGACCCTCGTGGTATCCTCCGCGCTGTTTGGTCGAATGTTACTGGCGGAGGCCTTGCCGAAGGCGGCAGTACTATTACGCAGCAATTAGCTAAGAATGCACTTTTAACACAGGATCGTACTTTAAAGCGTAAAATTCAAGAAGCATTTTTAGCGTTGCAAATTGAACAACAGTATAGCAAGCGTGAAATTTTGGAATTGTACTTAAATCAAATATACTTCGGGCAAGGCGCTTATGGTGTTCAATCTGCCGCCATCGTATATTTTGGTAAAAATGTTGAAGACCTTACGCTAAGTGAATGTGCCATTTTAGCTGGCATACCCAAAAGCCCCAATTATTATTCACCATTGAATAATATGAAAGCATCAAAAGAACGCCAAGGCGTTGTCTTAGAACAAATGGTAAAGTATGAATATATTTCACCAGACATGGCAAATAAAGCCCGCAATGTCGAAATAAAATTGGCCGCGAAATCAAATCCGGCAAACAATACTTTTGCCAGTTATTTTATCGATTACGTAACACAATATTTAATTGATAAATACGGCGCCGATTCTGTATATAAAGATGGCTTAAAAGTCTACACTACTCTTGACACCGACATGCAAACGGCTGCCGAGGAGGCAATTCATGCCTTACCCGTCTATCGTACTGACGGAAATGGTTTAAGCCAACCACAAGGAGCCTTGGTTGCAATCGATCCACACAGCGGTCATATCAAGGCAATGGTTGGCGGACGTGGAAACGACCAATTCAATCGTGCCGTATTAGCGGAGAGACAGCCAGGTTCAGCATTTAAGCCGTTCGTTTATTTAGCTGCAATTGAAAGCGGTCTTAATGCCTCAACTATTATTGAAGATACCCCTATTTCTTTTGGCGGATGGTCACCAAGT
The sequence above is drawn from the Azotosporobacter soli genome and encodes:
- a CDS encoding transglycosylase domain-containing protein, producing MDTEEMNPTPSKKSPRKRPWKKLFIILTVIIAVIVIGAGLGFVTASLHSMPSLKDEIRPAASSQIYDSSGKVLTTIHSVENRVPVSINKIPKDLQNAFVATEDARFYQHLGVDPRGILRAVWSNVTGGGLAEGGSTITQQLAKNALLTQDRTLKRKIQEAFLALQIEQQYSKREILELYLNQIYFGQGAYGVQSAAIVYFGKNVEDLTLSECAILAGIPKSPNYYSPLNNMKASKERQGVVLEQMVKYEYISPDMANKARNVEIKLAAKSNPANNTFASYFIDYVTQYLIDKYGADSVYKDGLKVYTTLDTDMQTAAEEAIHALPVYRTDGNGLSQPQGALVAIDPHSGHIKAMVGGRGNDQFNRAVLAERQPGSAFKPFVYLAAIESGLNASTIIEDTPISFGGWSPSNYDGKLHGKVTMRSALEHSLNIPTVKLAQQVGPDKPLYYAQQMGISTLVLNGTTNDRNLAMSLGGLTRGVTPLEIASAYGVLANNGVRVEPLAVLKVVDRNGKILEQNTPKERAVINEKSAYILTDILRGVILRGTGTGANIGRPAAGKTGTTDDYKDAWFVGYTPDLVASVWLGFDNEKYLNGVTGGTLPATAWRTFMSKAIAGVPARDFPRPSGVVTSPISAADGLQVVDPKEKDALGEVPVEGTQPTKPSSPDGKKTKPTADADKSGNSNGNKSNDLLPPPPNTGKKP